A genomic region of Candidatus Cloacimonadota bacterium contains the following coding sequences:
- a CDS encoding tetratricopeptide repeat protein: MQIDISKTTQHSVLVYYILIILIGILIFGILTTYDFVWDDKDPNLIENKYLQNPSLKNIAHFWIMPYAQMYIPMSYTSWALVKEIGQLLPFGNSVDGFNPFAFHLFNILFHILNSILVFKILRLLIKGNLPCFIGALFFLLHPLQVETVAWITEFRGLMSAFFGFSSLYILLKNDVYSCKDLSSKCLKIRYINSLILFVLGMLSKPSVAVISIIGFLIYLFYFKIDVWQSFKKVIPFIIITIPFVFILRYVQPSSFHTEVAPIWSRFFIWMDTINFYLLKTIIPYPLVTTYTRTFQNLLPHFWFYLEWIIPPLLVFLAIRADRKNRILFLGLLIFIAGFLPVSGLISFVFQKWSNVADRYVYFSMFGFGLIIAWLLDTYRKKLIWVPIIIVLLLFTILTRIVQIPVWKNSLILWSHALTHGEPNTYAYNNRGIAFQKSGDYKNALEDFKKSIILNSLHTKSYYNIGIVYAENARPDSAITYYSKAIDQKVDYVDAYLNRGVAYNHLKQYDKALKDFNFIININPNDEMAYSNRGIVYLELHKYGYALKDFSRAIILNPNRAQTYYLRGKVKNLIGNKEGALSDFNAALNLKPDLIDALVQRAMLYEAKGNYEAAIIDALKSYRLNKDKLDSVILLGDLLTKKGDLPIAIDFYSHAISIEPKNAEIYKKRAVVYYLLGKYIKSNQDVLQAEQLGATIRKSFLESLREKL, from the coding sequence ATGCAAATCGATATCTCAAAGACCACACAGCATTCAGTTTTGGTTTATTACATCTTAATTATACTGATAGGTATACTAATTTTCGGCATATTAACAACCTATGATTTTGTCTGGGATGATAAAGATCCCAATCTGATCGAGAACAAATATCTGCAGAATCCTTCCTTAAAAAATATCGCACACTTCTGGATTATGCCCTATGCACAGATGTATATTCCGATGTCCTACACTTCATGGGCGTTAGTTAAAGAGATTGGGCAACTCCTTCCGTTTGGGAACTCCGTAGACGGTTTCAATCCGTTCGCATTTCATCTTTTTAACATTCTTTTTCATATTTTGAATTCAATTCTTGTTTTTAAAATATTAAGACTTCTTATCAAGGGGAATCTGCCTTGTTTTATCGGAGCTCTTTTCTTTCTCCTACACCCTCTTCAAGTAGAAACAGTTGCTTGGATCACAGAATTCAGGGGATTAATGAGTGCATTCTTTGGTTTTAGCTCTTTGTATATTTTACTAAAAAATGATGTTTATTCCTGTAAAGATTTATCTAGTAAATGCTTAAAAATCAGATATATTAATTCATTGATACTCTTTGTACTCGGCATGCTATCCAAACCATCAGTTGCCGTCATATCTATTATTGGCTTTCTCATTTATCTCTTTTACTTCAAAATTGATGTGTGGCAATCTTTTAAAAAAGTCATTCCTTTTATTATTATAACAATTCCGTTCGTTTTTATTCTACGCTATGTTCAACCTTCATCCTTTCATACAGAAGTCGCTCCTATCTGGTCGCGTTTTTTTATTTGGATGGATACAATTAATTTCTATCTCCTTAAGACAATTATACCATATCCATTGGTTACAACATATACAAGGACATTCCAGAATCTTCTTCCTCATTTCTGGTTTTATCTTGAATGGATTATACCCCCCCTTCTGGTTTTCTTAGCGATTAGGGCAGATAGAAAAAATAGAATCTTATTTCTGGGTCTTCTCATTTTTATTGCAGGATTTCTTCCAGTTTCGGGTCTCATATCCTTTGTCTTTCAGAAATGGTCCAATGTTGCAGATCGTTATGTATACTTTTCCATGTTTGGATTTGGTCTTATTATTGCATGGCTTTTAGATACATATCGTAAGAAGCTTATTTGGGTTCCTATTATTATTGTGCTTCTATTATTTACTATTCTTACACGTATTGTTCAAATTCCTGTATGGAAAAATTCATTAATCCTCTGGAGTCATGCACTCACGCATGGTGAACCAAATACCTATGCATATAATAACAGGGGAATTGCTTTTCAAAAGAGCGGAGATTATAAGAACGCACTTGAGGATTTTAAAAAATCCATAATTTTGAATTCCTTACACACTAAATCCTACTACAATATTGGAATCGTATATGCAGAAAATGCAAGACCGGATTCTGCAATAACCTATTATAGTAAGGCAATAGATCAGAAGGTTGATTATGTAGATGCATATCTGAATCGAGGAGTTGCGTATAATCATTTGAAACAGTATGACAAAGCCCTCAAAGATTTCAACTTTATCATCAATATAAATCCTAATGATGAAATGGCATACAGCAATAGAGGAATCGTCTATCTTGAGCTTCACAAATATGGTTATGCATTGAAGGATTTTTCCCGTGCTATCATTCTTAATCCCAATCGCGCTCAAACTTATTACCTGAGAGGTAAAGTAAAAAATCTGATCGGAAATAAAGAAGGAGCTCTATCAGATTTTAACGCAGCACTTAACCTCAAACCAGACTTGATTGATGCACTTGTCCAAAGAGCAATGCTCTATGAAGCAAAAGGGAACTATGAAGCTGCAATTATTGATGCTTTAAAATCATATCGCTTGAATAAAGATAAATTGGATTCTGTTATATTGCTTGGGGATCTTCTCACTAAAAAAGGTGACTTGCCAATAGCTATAGATTTCTATTCACATGCTATTTCTATCGAACCAAAGAATGCTGAAATCTATAAAAAGCGTGCTGTAGTCTATTACCTTCTTGGTAAATATATTAAATCTAATCAAGACGTTCTTCAGGCTGAACAACTTGGAGCAACCATAAGAAAATCGTTTTTAGAATCACTGAGAGAAAAACTATAG
- a CDS encoding sigma-54-dependent Fis family transcriptional regulator translates to MNNEKIQTEFFNRNARILIVDDEKDTLDIFRRHLEDEYEIDTAHSADEAMTKLESNVFHIAMTDMVMPGTDGLELLSQVKKRWPQLAVIIISGKASIGMAVEAMKIGADEFIEKPVEDLDLLKIIIKRLLRTRWQHEEIERLRSILAQEFDRTQIIGNSLSIQKIMEKVKRIAPLDTTVLITGETGVGKDLFADLIYRNSKRKSNKFVAVNCGGLPENLLESMLFGHKKGSFTDAIRDKVGYFEEANHGTLFLDEITETSTTFQVKLLRVLEKGVIRHVGGDTDIEVDVRVITATNKDIEKEVKEGKFRQDLFYRLNVIHLNIPPLRERKEDIPLLTNTFVREFSIKYDKKNLEISESVMSVLQSSDWEGNIRELKNAVEHAVAMAAHNKIVLDDLPLSIYQKYDVKMERYYDPTHMYFSEAKDAFEKQYVEHLLKMCEGDVSKAAKLSGIKRPNLYDKFNKHNINVDKFRKKS, encoded by the coding sequence ATGAATAACGAAAAAATACAAACGGAATTCTTCAACAGAAATGCACGAATCCTTATCGTTGATGACGAGAAGGACACGCTTGATATATTTCGCCGTCATCTTGAAGATGAATATGAAATTGATACTGCACATTCTGCCGATGAGGCAATGACCAAACTTGAGAGTAATGTCTTTCATATTGCGATGACCGATATGGTCATGCCTGGAACTGATGGTCTCGAACTCTTATCTCAGGTAAAGAAACGGTGGCCTCAGCTTGCAGTTATTATCATAAGTGGGAAAGCTTCGATTGGTATGGCTGTTGAAGCAATGAAGATCGGGGCGGATGAATTTATTGAAAAACCGGTTGAAGATCTCGATCTGCTGAAGATCATCATAAAAAGACTATTACGAACAAGATGGCAGCATGAGGAGATTGAGAGACTGCGAAGCATACTTGCACAAGAATTTGATCGCACTCAAATCATCGGAAATAGTCTGTCTATCCAAAAAATTATGGAAAAGGTCAAACGCATTGCTCCACTTGACACAACAGTATTGATAACCGGAGAGACCGGTGTGGGAAAAGACCTTTTTGCTGATCTTATATACAGAAATAGTAAGCGAAAATCCAATAAATTTGTTGCTGTAAACTGTGGCGGACTTCCAGAGAATCTTCTCGAAAGTATGCTTTTTGGGCATAAAAAGGGATCGTTTACTGATGCTATCAGAGATAAAGTAGGTTATTTCGAGGAGGCAAATCACGGCACGCTTTTTCTCGATGAAATAACTGAAACAAGTACAACATTTCAGGTAAAACTCCTTCGTGTGCTTGAAAAGGGTGTTATACGGCATGTTGGAGGAGATACTGATATAGAAGTCGATGTGCGCGTTATTACTGCAACGAATAAAGATATTGAAAAAGAAGTTAAGGAAGGTAAATTCCGACAGGACCTTTTTTATCGGTTGAATGTTATCCATTTGAATATTCCGCCGCTTCGAGAAAGAAAAGAAGATATTCCTCTTTTGACAAATACCTTTGTCCGAGAATTCAGTATTAAATATGATAAGAAGAATTTAGAAATTTCCGAATCGGTCATGTCTGTTCTCCAATCCAGTGATTGGGAAGGCAATATTCGAGAATTGAAAAATGCTGTTGAACACGCTGTTGCTATGGCAGCTCATAATAAAATAGTGCTCGATGACCTCCCGTTGTCAATTTATCAAAAATATGATGTTAAGATGGAACGGTATTATGACCCAACACATATGTATTTCTCAGAAGCAAAAGATGCTTTTGAAAAACAATATGTTGAGCATCTCTTAAAAATGTGTGAAGGAGATGTATCAAAAGCTGCTAAACTTTCCGGGATTAAACGACCCAATCTCTATGATAAATTCAACAAACACAATATCAACGTAGACAAGTTCAGGAAGAAATCATAA
- a CDS encoding GHKL domain-containing protein, producing the protein MKKKKRGLQKQIILLYFVFTFSLVFLLIFSVWQLTRFGISEFEYERISRVLTNIKSLKLDITNNVNRFTTEMSGNPDLITSLERNDISSAQAILTSYKERNLFSYIALFTPEGKSLYGESWDLVDSYLPKMLLLSKQNVTQGFYASFLNKIYYLSFSPVLPDTENYAPSLGLVLNVHQITSLELRLTQNFHVFILPYPDFSITENEILTKIEPELKKKLSPVLRTKNRESVLRLNGEIAVGLLINYTILDEPAALTIYVYDREFNKFYRQSMFFFFLILVASSLVIVSFLSNWLGKRIMQPIKQISDKMQRIEKNPLRIEPIEDEYSGELGNMVSAFSSMNRSLVEYNKSLLEYKVLTDNIDIGVLWTDSKMNILICNPSAMHILELISSDEIIGKNLSDFIQLDEDLISQAHEDSLTLPRLEINFPGKKKFLKFVILNIKAVDDTIGLRMVATITDITQEINEKKAREALEMEIIKSNKLAEIGRRVEGVVHNMNSPLNSILGYAQLVKKDYQDNEDVDKIIDAAKNISHAVKTLLRKVQQDNISMMRPIDINQLITQELELLKHNLFFKHYVVLETQLFNKLPHIKAVYSDISQSFTNLLNNAIESMKESKDKIVHVRTYQQSDMIAIEVKDTGEGIEEKYHSKIFEPYFTTKRGDGQGGFGLGLAICKNVVTRYGGYITIHSEFGKGSTFTIFLPYE; encoded by the coding sequence GTGAAAAAGAAAAAACGCGGACTCCAAAAACAGATCATCCTCTTGTATTTTGTCTTCACCTTCTCTCTGGTTTTTCTTCTTATCTTCAGTGTGTGGCAGTTAACCAGGTTTGGTATTTCTGAATTTGAATACGAGAGGATTTCACGTGTTCTCACAAACATAAAAAGCCTTAAGCTGGACATAACTAATAATGTGAACAGGTTCACTACGGAAATGTCTGGTAACCCGGATCTCATCACTTCACTTGAAAGAAATGATATCTCGTCTGCACAAGCGATACTGACATCATATAAAGAACGCAATCTTTTTAGTTACATAGCTCTTTTCACCCCAGAGGGTAAAAGTCTATATGGCGAATCGTGGGATCTGGTTGATTCCTATCTTCCCAAAATGCTCTTACTTTCAAAACAAAATGTTACCCAGGGATTCTATGCGAGTTTTTTGAATAAGATCTATTATTTATCATTCTCGCCAGTGCTCCCGGATACAGAAAACTATGCCCCCTCACTTGGACTTGTATTGAACGTTCATCAAATAACATCTCTGGAACTTAGATTAACTCAGAACTTTCATGTGTTTATCCTGCCATATCCGGATTTCTCAATAACAGAGAATGAAATTTTAACTAAGATCGAACCTGAATTAAAGAAAAAATTATCACCTGTTCTCAGAACGAAAAACCGTGAATCAGTATTACGTTTGAATGGTGAGATTGCTGTTGGGCTTTTGATAAACTATACCATTCTTGATGAACCTGCGGCATTGACGATCTATGTGTACGATCGTGAATTCAATAAATTCTATCGGCAAAGCATGTTTTTCTTCTTCCTAATACTCGTTGCGTCGAGTCTTGTTATCGTCAGTTTTTTAAGCAACTGGCTTGGCAAACGCATTATGCAACCCATAAAGCAGATCAGCGATAAGATGCAAAGGATCGAGAAAAACCCGCTTCGTATCGAACCCATTGAAGATGAATACAGCGGCGAGTTGGGTAATATGGTTTCTGCCTTCAGTTCTATGAATCGTTCTCTTGTTGAGTATAACAAATCTCTGCTGGAATACAAGGTCCTCACTGATAATATTGATATTGGGGTACTGTGGACGGATTCAAAAATGAACATCCTGATCTGTAATCCCAGCGCAATGCATATTCTTGAGCTTATTTCATCAGACGAGATCATTGGAAAAAACCTCTCTGATTTCATCCAACTTGATGAAGATCTCATATCCCAAGCCCACGAAGACAGTCTAACATTACCCAGATTAGAAATCAATTTCCCGGGCAAAAAGAAATTCCTTAAATTTGTCATCCTGAACATCAAGGCTGTTGATGATACCATTGGTTTGAGGATGGTGGCTACAATAACTGATATAACTCAAGAAATAAATGAAAAAAAGGCACGGGAAGCCCTTGAGATGGAGATTATCAAGAGCAACAAACTTGCTGAAATTGGAAGACGGGTTGAAGGAGTTGTGCATAATATGAACTCTCCTCTTAATTCAATCCTCGGTTATGCCCAACTCGTAAAGAAAGATTATCAAGATAATGAAGATGTAGATAAGATCATCGATGCTGCCAAAAATATTTCCCATGCAGTTAAAACACTTCTTCGAAAAGTCCAGCAGGATAATATTTCTATGATGAGACCGATCGATATAAACCAGCTGATCACACAAGAACTTGAGCTGCTCAAGCATAATCTATTTTTCAAACATTATGTCGTCCTCGAAACACAACTTTTCAACAAACTTCCTCATATAAAAGCAGTTTATAGCGATATCAGCCAAAGCTTTACCAATCTCCTTAATAATGCTATTGAATCCATGAAGGAAAGTAAAGATAAGATTGTCCATGTGCGCACATATCAGCAATCGGATATGATTGCAATTGAAGTCAAAGATACCGGAGAAGGCATTGAAGAGAAATATCATTCAAAGATCTTTGAACCATACTTCACGACCAAAAGGGGAGACGGACAGGGCGGCTTCGGACTTGGTCTGGCGATCTGTAAAAACGTTGTAACAAGATACGGAGGGTACATCACTATACATTCTGAGTTTGGCAAAGGAAGCACATTTACGATCTTTCTTCCATATGAATAA
- a CDS encoding response regulator, whose protein sequence is MLEKKRILIIDDEPDAIAFSEAMLSEIGDFEIETAINGLEGLKKAESVNPDLIILDVQMPEMNGFQVFNKLKTKSGFDSTPIIMLTGIESKTGLHFNAKDMGVFLGAEPNAYVAKPVEPEEFISVVKSVLGL, encoded by the coding sequence ATGTTAGAGAAAAAAAGAATATTAATCATCGATGATGAACCGGATGCAATTGCTTTTTCCGAAGCAATGCTTTCCGAAATTGGAGATTTTGAGATTGAGACTGCCATAAACGGTCTTGAAGGTTTAAAAAAAGCAGAAAGCGTTAATCCCGATCTAATCATACTTGACGTACAAATGCCCGAAATGAATGGATTTCAGGTATTTAATAAATTAAAGACGAAATCTGGTTTTGATTCAACACCTATAATCATGCTTACAGGTATCGAATCTAAGACAGGACTTCATTTTAATGCAAAAGACATGGGGGTCTTCTTAGGTGCAGAACCAAATGCTTATGTAGCTAAACCAGTCGAGCCAGAGGAGTTTATTTCCGTTGTAAAATCCGTTCTTGGATTATAG
- a CDS encoding GAF domain-containing sensor histidine kinase: MPESKEATQFDALLTITQTINSHLKLDKVLESVMDVATQAMQVEASSLVLVDEETNELLFHVTEGVKAKIIKTIRMKAGEGIVGWVIQEGKPVLVNDVSKDPRFFKKADKKSGFTTKSILCVPMSTSKKCVGAIEVLNKENGEKFTKEDQEFLQAIANQAAIAIENAKLHEQIVKTERLAAIGQTVSGLAHCIKNILNGIQGGSYILDLGLKKEDFSSVDKGWSIVKKNNEFMKELVLDMLSYSKEREPEYETVNPNELVKSVYELMLQKGKEKGVELTFDPEEELPEVHIDPKGVKRTVLNLVSNAIDACEETKGANVHISVQSTDGKTFRIHVKDTGIGMPPEIQAKLFQVFFSTKGSKGTGLGLAVSYKIIKEHGGNITVESEKGKGTAFTITLPKKRTHKQLRR, from the coding sequence ATGCCTGAATCAAAAGAAGCCACACAATTCGATGCACTGCTGACGATCACGCAGACGATCAACTCTCACCTGAAACTGGATAAAGTTTTGGAATCGGTTATGGATGTTGCTACTCAAGCAATGCAGGTGGAAGCATCCTCACTCGTTCTTGTGGATGAAGAGACGAACGAACTTCTCTTTCATGTTACTGAAGGTGTGAAAGCAAAGATCATCAAGACCATTCGTATGAAAGCTGGTGAGGGTATTGTCGGCTGGGTAATTCAGGAGGGAAAACCGGTATTGGTTAACGATGTTAGCAAAGATCCCCGTTTCTTTAAAAAAGCTGATAAGAAAAGCGGCTTTACAACTAAATCAATTCTCTGCGTACCTATGAGCACTTCCAAAAAATGTGTCGGTGCAATCGAGGTTCTCAATAAAGAAAACGGCGAGAAATTTACCAAAGAAGACCAGGAATTCCTTCAGGCGATTGCCAATCAGGCAGCTATTGCAATCGAGAATGCAAAACTGCATGAGCAAATCGTTAAGACAGAGCGTCTTGCTGCGATTGGGCAAACGGTGTCTGGTCTTGCTCACTGCATAAAAAATATTCTTAACGGTATACAGGGTGGATCATACATTCTAGATTTGGGTCTTAAGAAAGAAGATTTTTCGAGTGTTGATAAGGGATGGAGTATTGTTAAAAAGAATAATGAGTTCATGAAGGAACTGGTTCTCGACATGCTTTCCTATTCTAAAGAAAGAGAGCCGGAATATGAGACCGTCAATCCGAACGAACTTGTAAAAAGTGTATATGAACTCATGCTGCAAAAAGGAAAAGAAAAAGGAGTTGAGCTTACATTCGATCCTGAAGAAGAATTGCCGGAAGTTCACATCGATCCAAAAGGAGTAAAGAGAACAGTTTTAAATCTTGTTTCAAATGCTATCGATGCGTGCGAGGAGACCAAGGGAGCAAACGTTCATATATCTGTACAATCAACCGACGGAAAAACATTCCGCATTCATGTCAAAGATACGGGTATTGGTATGCCGCCCGAAATTCAGGCAAAACTTTTTCAGGTTTTTTTCAGCACAAAAGGTTCGAAGGGCACCGGTCTCGGACTCGCAGTTTCCTATAAAATAATCAAGGAGCATGGGGGAAATATAACCGTTGAATCCGAAAAGGGCAAAGGTACAGCATTTACGATTACATTACCAAAGAAAAGAACACATAAACAGCTACGGAGGTAG
- the mnmG gene encoding tRNA uridine-5-carboxymethylaminomethyl(34) synthesis enzyme MnmG: MHSHIYDVIVVGAGHAGCEAALAAAKMGADTLMFVIKLETIGRMSCNPAVGGLAKGHITREVDALGGAIGQVIDKTGIHFRMLNKSKGPAVWAPRAQADRIAYQIEMRTVIEHQENLEIKEALVEELIVEEGHIKGVITQYGQTYYAKTVIIAAGTFLNGTIHVGKNTYSSGRAGEFASIKLSNSLKKCGFPLSRFKTGTPARLDARTLDYSKLEEQKPDDPPPKFSFYTDIKPKNLVSCYLTYTNLKTHKIISDNITESSLFSGNITGIGARYCPSIEDKIKKFPEKDRHQVFIEPEGINTFEMYANGLPTSFPPQIQLDMIHSVEGLENAKLMRYGYAIEYDCIPTEYIHYSLETKLVKGLFFAGQINGTSGYEEAAAQGIIAGVNAVKYVQGKDPVIMHRDNSYIGVLIDDLVTKGVDEPYRMFTARAEYRLHLRQDNADERLMPLGHELGLVDDKRFKKFKEALKIKNREIKKLQKQNAISDSDKAYKMIDILRRPEISYDDLSRFGYTIGNDVTNDIKEKISLEIKYEGYIKRQKQEIERFNYLENKSIPVDFNYMEFDTISYEAREKLTKVKPLSVGQAARIPGVTFADVSALLIKLKTLDAR; the protein is encoded by the coding sequence ATGCATTCACATATCTATGATGTTATCGTTGTTGGCGCCGGGCATGCCGGGTGCGAAGCTGCACTCGCTGCTGCAAAGATGGGGGCAGATACCCTCATGTTTGTCATCAAGCTTGAGACGATCGGCAGGATGTCTTGCAATCCCGCAGTGGGAGGTCTCGCAAAAGGGCATATTACCCGCGAGGTCGATGCGCTCGGCGGTGCCATCGGGCAGGTTATCGATAAAACAGGCATTCATTTCAGGATGCTTAATAAAAGTAAAGGTCCGGCAGTCTGGGCTCCGCGCGCACAAGCAGACAGGATCGCATATCAGATCGAGATGCGAACAGTTATCGAGCACCAGGAAAATCTCGAGATAAAAGAGGCTTTGGTCGAAGAGCTTATTGTTGAAGAGGGTCATATAAAAGGAGTGATTACTCAATACGGACAGACATATTATGCTAAAACCGTGATCATTGCTGCTGGTACATTTCTGAATGGCACAATACATGTTGGGAAAAATACATATTCCTCAGGTAGAGCGGGTGAGTTTGCATCGATAAAATTATCTAACTCTCTGAAAAAATGCGGATTCCCTCTCTCACGATTCAAAACAGGCACCCCTGCACGTCTCGATGCAAGAACCCTTGATTATTCAAAACTGGAAGAACAAAAACCGGACGATCCACCACCAAAATTTTCATTCTATACAGACATTAAACCAAAGAATTTAGTGAGTTGTTATCTAACATATACTAATCTAAAAACTCATAAAATCATTTCTGACAACATTACTGAGTCTTCTTTATTCAGTGGAAACATTACCGGGATCGGTGCACGATACTGTCCATCGATCGAGGATAAGATCAAGAAATTCCCAGAGAAAGACAGACACCAGGTATTTATCGAACCGGAAGGAATAAATACATTTGAAATGTATGCTAACGGACTGCCAACAAGTTTTCCACCGCAGATACAGCTCGATATGATACACTCGGTCGAGGGGCTTGAGAATGCAAAACTGATGAGATACGGTTATGCAATCGAGTATGATTGTATTCCAACAGAATATATTCATTACAGTCTTGAAACAAAACTGGTAAAGGGGCTTTTCTTTGCGGGACAGATAAACGGTACCTCGGGTTATGAGGAAGCAGCAGCACAGGGAATCATAGCTGGCGTTAATGCGGTGAAATATGTGCAGGGGAAAGATCCGGTTATCATGCACAGAGACAATTCATATATAGGTGTTCTGATAGATGATCTTGTGACGAAAGGAGTCGATGAGCCATACCGAATGTTCACAGCACGTGCAGAATATCGTCTTCACCTGCGTCAGGACAATGCTGATGAACGTCTTATGCCCCTCGGTCATGAACTTGGATTGGTTGATGATAAGAGATTCAAGAAATTCAAAGAAGCGCTTAAGATCAAAAATAGAGAGATCAAAAAGCTGCAAAAACAGAATGCAATATCTGATTCCGATAAAGCATATAAGATGATCGATATTCTCAGGCGTCCCGAAATATCATACGATGATCTTTCAAGATTTGGATATACCATCGGAAACGATGTGACCAATGACATTAAAGAGAAAATTTCTCTCGAAATAAAATATGAAGGATACATAAAGCGCCAAAAACAGGAAATTGAAAGATTCAATTACCTTGAGAATAAATCAATTCCAGTAGATTTTAATTACATGGAGTTTGATACCATATCTTACGAAGCGAGGGAAAAACTCACTAAAGTAAAACCACTGTCTGTCGGACAGGCAGCAAGAATACCAGGTGTCACCTTTGCAGATGTATCTGCACTTCTGATAAAACTGAAAACACTCGATGCAAGATAG
- the rsmG gene encoding 16S rRNA (guanine(527)-N(7))-methyltransferase RsmG: protein MQDSKQIFLDFLRKHKVQNSVIEKFEKYETLIQEKNQKFNLVSEKTINTIWTTHFLDSVLLSNYNDLGNSYILDFGSGAGFPGIPLKIICYDMKLYCVESIKKKALFITFIKDKLNLSDTEILTCRFENITEDLNGTFDHIVVRAVKMTDQYFEKAFKLLKPAGSIILYKSKVIDDEVDKIKNYQDCASTEIIRNEISGLGRRAYIIVKKHG, encoded by the coding sequence ATGCAAGATAGTAAACAAATCTTTTTAGACTTTTTACGCAAGCACAAAGTACAGAATTCCGTCATAGAAAAGTTCGAGAAATACGAAACACTCATTCAAGAAAAGAATCAAAAATTCAATCTCGTTTCTGAAAAAACAATTAATACCATCTGGACTACACATTTTCTCGATTCTGTTTTACTTTCAAATTATAATGATCTTGGCAATAGTTATATTTTAGATTTTGGAAGCGGAGCTGGTTTTCCAGGTATTCCTCTCAAAATAATTTGTTACGATATGAAGTTGTATTGCGTAGAATCGATTAAAAAGAAAGCGCTCTTTATTACCTTTATAAAAGACAAGCTCAATCTTTCAGATACAGAAATTCTTACATGCAGATTTGAGAATATCACAGAAGATCTGAACGGCACCTTTGATCATATAGTTGTTCGCGCAGTTAAAATGACCGATCAGTATTTTGAGAAAGCATTTAAGCTCTTAAAACCAGCAGGAAGTATCATTTTATACAAATCGAAAGTAATTGATGATGAAGTTGACAAGATAAAGAACTATCAGGATTGTGCCTCTACAGAAATAATAAGAAATGAGATCTCAGGGCTCGGAAGACGGGCTTATATCATCGTAAAGAAACATGGCTAA
- a CDS encoding ParA family protein: MAKVLAITNQKGGVGKTTTAINLAASLASYGQKVLLIDLDPQANCTSGIGIDKNTVDGQIYDLLLGDSHIYDSIIETDIPNLRIIPSSIDLIGSEVELLVLEDKEKKLKDILSAIDGRFDYIIIDCPPSLNILTVNAMVASNDLIIPIQSEYYALEGIAQLLKTIRLIKRKLNPKLSIFGIVITMYDRRTLLSEQVAKEVRRYFKDIVFKTIIDRNVKLSEAPSYGKPILTYAIDSRGAQNYLHLALEVLRKDGKDVE, from the coding sequence ATGGCTAAAGTACTTGCTATCACAAATCAAAAGGGCGGTGTCGGCAAAACGACAACTGCGATAAATCTTGCTGCATCTCTGGCATCATATGGACAAAAAGTCCTCCTCATCGACCTCGACCCACAAGCGAACTGCACGAGCGGAATTGGTATTGATAAAAACACTGTTGACGGGCAGATATATGACCTCCTTCTCGGTGATTCGCATATTTACGATTCGATAATTGAAACAGACATTCCGAACCTTCGCATTATCCCATCTTCGATAGACCTCATTGGTTCAGAAGTTGAGCTGCTGGTACTTGAAGATAAAGAAAAAAAACTTAAAGATATCCTCTCTGCAATAGACGGAAGATTCGATTATATCATTATCGATTGTCCCCCATCTCTCAATATTCTCACCGTGAACGCAATGGTCGCTTCGAATGATCTGATCATTCCTATTCAATCAGAATATTATGCACTAGAAGGTATTGCACAACTCCTCAAAACGATACGGCTTATAAAACGAAAGCTTAATCCTAAACTCTCAATTTTCGGGATCGTGATAACGATGTATGACAGGCGCACACTGCTGTCCGAGCAAGTGGCAAAAGAGGTTCGTCGATATTTCAAGGATATTGTTTTCAAAACGATCATAGACAGGAATGTAAAACTAAGTGAAGCCCCAAGTTATGGAAAACCGATCCTGACCTATGCTATTGATTCGAGAGGTGCACAGAATTACCTGCATCTTGCCCTTGAGGTTTTAAGAAAAGATGGAAAGGATGTCGAATGA